In Carya illinoinensis cultivar Pawnee chromosome 10, C.illinoinensisPawnee_v1, whole genome shotgun sequence, one DNA window encodes the following:
- the LOC122278891 gene encoding zinc finger protein ZAT11-like gives MAMKRMRSQDVGNKDMMAKCLMLLSHGVGLADTKPITCPRPVHVFECKTCNRQFSSFQALGGHRASHKKPRLMGEEHKDQTKLQSSAGHNKPKMHECSICGQTFSMGQALGGHMKRHRANDGLFSILNPVDHAKVPVLMKRSNSTRVVCSLDLNLTPLENDLKLLFGKMAPKVDLRLMI, from the coding sequence ATGGCCATGAAGAGAATGAGATCACAAGATGTAGGGAATAAAGACATGATGGCGAAGTGTCTGATGCTGCTGTCTCATGGCGTCGGCTTAGCAGACACAAAGCCTATAACATGTCCACGTCCGGTTCATGTCTTCGAATGCAAGACATGCAACCGTCAGTTTTCATCATTCCAAGCGCTGGGTGGCCACAGAGCCAGCCACAAGAAGCCAAGATTGATGGGGGAAGAACACAAGGATCAGACCAAGTTGCAGAGTTCTGCAGGGCATAATAAACCCAAGATGCATGAGTGCTCGATATGTGGACAGACGTTCTCCATGGGGCAGGCTTTGGGTGGGCATATGAAGCGGCATAGAGCGAATGACGGGTTATTTTCCATTCTGAATCCCGTAGATCACGCCAAAGTGCCGGTGCTGATGAAGAGATCTAACAGTACGAGGGTTGTCTGCAGCTTGGACTTGAACTTGACACCCTTGGAGAATGATTTGAAGTTATTATTTGGGAAGATGGCTCCTAAAGTCGATCTTCGTTTGATGATTTGA